The Achromobacter pestifer genome includes a region encoding these proteins:
- a CDS encoding CaiB/BaiF CoA transferase family protein: MHNDTQGDTQRPAGALAGMRVIELSQIMAGPTCGMMLADMGADVIKVEKIDGGDDSRQYRDPQINGISAPYLMLNRNKRAIALDLKHPEGKKVLLRMIRDADVVTENFRKGTMEKLGLGYERLRQENPGLIYCAVSGYGTTGPYADKGGFDLVAQGFSGLMAITGEPGGPPLRTGNSVADINAGLLAAFGVLAAYQHKQRTGEGQIVETSLLEASLQQLYWHAAIYFGSGVSPGPTGSAHVLSAPYQAFPTATDWIIIGGANEKNWQRIAQALEKPEWAEDPRYARNRDRMNNREALVAEMSAILETRSAQEWLDVFDEAGVPAGPVHSIAQALSHPQTLARGMVVEQDHPVAGKVRTVGMPVKLSATPAQYHRAAPRLGEDTIAILGEFGYGQREIDALIEAGVVTAVDRERAPA, from the coding sequence ATGCATAACGATACCCAGGGCGACACCCAGCGCCCCGCCGGCGCGCTTGCCGGCATGCGCGTGATCGAGCTGTCGCAGATCATGGCCGGCCCGACCTGCGGCATGATGCTGGCCGACATGGGCGCCGACGTCATCAAGGTCGAGAAGATCGACGGCGGCGACGACTCGCGCCAGTACCGCGACCCGCAGATCAACGGCATCTCGGCGCCCTACCTCATGCTCAACCGCAACAAGCGCGCCATCGCGCTGGACCTCAAGCACCCCGAGGGCAAGAAGGTCCTGCTGCGCATGATCCGCGACGCCGACGTGGTGACCGAGAACTTCCGCAAGGGCACGATGGAAAAGCTGGGCCTGGGCTACGAACGGCTGCGCCAGGAGAACCCGGGCCTGATCTATTGCGCGGTGTCGGGCTACGGCACCACCGGCCCCTATGCCGACAAGGGCGGCTTTGACCTGGTGGCGCAGGGCTTCTCCGGCCTGATGGCGATCACCGGCGAACCAGGCGGGCCACCGCTGCGCACCGGCAACTCGGTCGCGGACATCAACGCCGGCCTGCTGGCGGCCTTCGGCGTGCTGGCGGCCTACCAGCACAAGCAGCGCACCGGCGAAGGCCAGATCGTCGAAACGTCGTTGCTGGAAGCCAGCCTGCAGCAGTTGTACTGGCATGCCGCCATCTATTTCGGCAGTGGCGTGTCGCCCGGCCCCACCGGATCGGCGCACGTGCTCAGCGCGCCCTACCAGGCCTTCCCCACGGCCACCGACTGGATCATCATCGGCGGCGCCAACGAGAAGAACTGGCAACGCATCGCGCAGGCGCTGGAAAAGCCGGAGTGGGCGGAAGACCCGCGCTACGCCCGCAACCGCGACCGCATGAATAACCGCGAAGCACTGGTGGCGGAGATGTCGGCCATCCTGGAGACGCGCAGCGCGCAGGAATGGCTGGACGTTTTCGACGAGGCCGGCGTGCCCGCCGGCCCAGTGCATTCGATCGCGCAGGCGCTGTCGCATCCGCAGACGCTGGCGCGCGGCATGGTGGTGGAACAGGATCATCCGGTGGCCGGCAAGGTGCGCACCGTAGGGATGCCCGTGAAGTTGTCGGCCACGCCCGCGCAATACCACCGCGCGGCGCCCAGGCTGGGCGAAGACACCATCGCGATCCTGGGAGAGTTCGGCTATGGCCAGCGGGAAATCGACGCATTGATCGAGGCCGGCGTGGTCACGGCCGTGGACCGTGAACGCGCACCGGCTTAG
- a CDS encoding ABC transporter ATP-binding protein yields the protein MTAASQPLLELRGLQVSYGGIRAVRGIDLRVDEGELVCLIGANGAGKSTTLRAICGLVPLAGGEVVYGGQSVGGQKSHELVRRGLVMVPEGRGIFGQLTIEENLAMGAYIRRDAAQIRQDTDRVFTLFPRLAERRKQAAGTLSGGEQQMVAMGRAMIARPRLLLLDEPSMGLAPLMVEKVFEVVRTIAREGVTILLIEQNARLALENSHRGYVMESGEIILSGPAGDMLHDPKVRAAYLGESE from the coding sequence ATGACGGCAGCATCCCAACCCCTATTGGAATTGCGGGGCCTGCAGGTCTCCTATGGCGGCATCCGTGCCGTGCGCGGCATCGACCTGCGCGTGGACGAAGGCGAACTGGTCTGCCTGATCGGCGCCAACGGCGCCGGCAAGAGCACCACGCTGCGCGCCATCTGCGGACTGGTGCCGCTGGCGGGCGGCGAAGTGGTTTACGGCGGGCAGTCCGTCGGCGGCCAGAAATCGCATGAGCTGGTGCGCCGCGGCCTGGTCATGGTGCCGGAAGGCCGGGGCATCTTCGGCCAGCTCACCATCGAGGAAAACCTGGCGATGGGGGCCTACATCCGCCGCGACGCGGCCCAGATCCGCCAGGACACCGACCGCGTCTTTACGCTGTTCCCGCGCCTGGCCGAGCGCCGCAAGCAGGCGGCCGGCACCTTGTCGGGCGGCGAGCAGCAGATGGTGGCGATGGGCCGCGCGATGATCGCGCGCCCCAGGCTGCTGCTGCTGGACGAGCCCTCGATGGGCCTGGCGCCGCTGATGGTGGAGAAGGTCTTCGAGGTGGTGCGCACCATCGCCCGCGAAGGCGTCACCATTCTGCTGATCGAGCAGAACGCGCGCCTGGCGCTGGAAAACAGCCATCGCGGCTACGTGATGGAATCCGGCGAGATCATCCTGTCCGGTCCGGCCGGCGACATGCTGCACGACCCCAAGGTGCGTGCGGCCTATCTGGGTGAATCCGAGTAG
- a CDS encoding branched-chain amino acid ABC transporter substrate-binding protein — MKFRTTLKLLAASIAAAGMAASAQAADVKFGFAAPLTGPQSHYGEDMQNGLNLALEEANKKGIKVDGETAKFVLVSRDDQADPRVGVQVAQQLVDQNVVGILGHFNSGTTIPASRVYHEAGLPQIAMATSPEYTKQGYETTFRMMTSDTQQGAAVGKFMVESLKAKKVAIIDDRTAYGQGLADEVEKAVKAAGGQVVRREYTTDKANDFTAILTNIKGAAPDAIFYGGLDAQSGPMKRQLATLGLKAPLVSGEMTRSDTFIKLAGDAADGTYASLAGVPLDKMAAGKDFEQRYQARFKKAPGVYAPYAYDGAWNMIAAIEQAGSAKPEKYLPALAKLNRKGATSEHISYDAKGDLKEISVTIYEVKNGKWEMVETMVSQAN; from the coding sequence ATGAAGTTCCGCACCACTTTGAAGCTTCTCGCCGCCAGCATCGCCGCCGCCGGCATGGCCGCCTCCGCGCAGGCAGCCGACGTCAAGTTCGGTTTTGCCGCACCGCTCACCGGTCCGCAATCGCACTATGGCGAGGACATGCAGAACGGCCTGAACCTGGCCCTGGAAGAAGCCAACAAGAAGGGCATCAAGGTCGACGGCGAAACCGCCAAGTTCGTGCTGGTGTCGCGCGACGACCAGGCCGATCCGCGCGTCGGCGTGCAGGTCGCCCAGCAACTGGTCGACCAGAACGTGGTCGGCATCCTGGGCCACTTCAACTCGGGCACGACCATCCCCGCCTCGCGCGTCTACCATGAAGCCGGTCTGCCCCAGATCGCCATGGCGACCTCGCCCGAATACACCAAGCAGGGCTACGAAACCACCTTCCGCATGATGACCAGCGACACCCAGCAGGGCGCCGCGGTCGGCAAGTTCATGGTGGAAAGCCTGAAGGCCAAGAAGGTCGCGATCATCGATGACCGCACCGCCTACGGCCAGGGCCTGGCCGACGAGGTCGAGAAGGCGGTCAAGGCCGCCGGCGGCCAGGTCGTGCGCCGCGAGTACACCACCGACAAGGCCAACGACTTCACCGCCATCCTGACCAACATCAAGGGCGCCGCGCCCGACGCCATCTTCTACGGCGGCCTGGACGCGCAATCCGGTCCCATGAAGCGCCAATTGGCCACCCTGGGCCTGAAGGCGCCGCTGGTTTCGGGCGAAATGACCCGCAGCGACACCTTCATCAAGCTGGCTGGCGACGCCGCCGACGGCACCTACGCCTCGCTGGCCGGCGTGCCGCTGGACAAGATGGCCGCGGGCAAGGACTTCGAGCAGCGCTATCAGGCTCGCTTCAAGAAGGCCCCCGGCGTGTATGCGCCCTACGCCTATGACGGCGCGTGGAACATGATTGCCGCCATCGAGCAGGCCGGCTCGGCCAAGCCCGAGAAGTACCTGCCGGCGCTGGCCAAGCTGAACCGCAAGGGCGCCACCAGCGAGCACATTTCCTACGACGCCAAGGGCGACCTGAAGGAAATCTCGGTCACCATCTACGAAGTCAAGAACGGCAAGTGGGAGATGGTTGAAACGATGGTCAGCCAGGCCAACTAA
- a CDS encoding branched-chain amino acid ABC transporter permease: MVYGIIGLINFAHGDVVMIGAMAATTIAISLVGGDPSTSAFVVLGVGLLVSVPLCMAVGWTAERVAYRPLRRAPRLAALITAIGVSIILQNVAMMSWGRNYLNFPQVLPPQVFEIAGARISSLQIAIVVIAALIMGGLLAVVHKTRLGTAMRATAQNREVAGLMGVNINTVISAAFLIGSALAAVAGMMVATYYGVSQYTMGFMLGLKAFTAAVLGGIGNLVGAMAGGLLLGIIESLGAGYIGDLTGGFLGSHYQDVFAFFVLVLVLIFRPSGLLGERVGDRA; the protein is encoded by the coding sequence ATGGTGTACGGCATCATCGGGCTGATCAACTTCGCCCATGGCGACGTCGTCATGATAGGTGCGATGGCGGCGACTACCATCGCCATTTCGCTGGTGGGCGGCGATCCTTCCACATCCGCCTTCGTGGTGCTGGGCGTCGGCCTGCTGGTGTCCGTGCCGCTGTGCATGGCCGTGGGCTGGACCGCCGAGCGCGTGGCCTACCGGCCGCTGCGCCGTGCGCCGCGCCTGGCCGCCCTGATCACCGCCATCGGCGTATCCATCATCCTGCAGAACGTGGCGATGATGAGCTGGGGCCGCAACTATCTGAACTTCCCGCAGGTGCTGCCGCCGCAGGTGTTCGAGATCGCTGGCGCGCGCATCAGTTCGCTGCAGATCGCCATCGTGGTGATCGCCGCGCTGATCATGGGCGGGCTGCTGGCCGTGGTGCACAAGACCCGCCTGGGCACGGCGATGCGCGCCACCGCGCAGAACCGCGAAGTGGCCGGGCTGATGGGCGTGAACATCAACACCGTGATTTCCGCGGCGTTCTTGATCGGTTCGGCGCTGGCCGCCGTGGCCGGCATGATGGTCGCCACCTACTACGGCGTGTCGCAATACACCATGGGCTTCATGCTGGGCCTGAAGGCCTTCACGGCCGCGGTGCTGGGCGGCATCGGCAACCTGGTCGGCGCCATGGCGGGCGGCCTGTTGCTGGGCATCATCGAATCCCTGGGCGCCGGCTACATCGGCGACCTGACCGGCGGCTTTCTCGGCAGCCATTACCAGGACGTGTTCGCGTTCTTCGTGCTGGTGCTGGTGCTGATCTTCCGTCCGTCCGGCTTGCTGGGCGAGCGCGTGGGAGACCGGGCATGA
- a CDS encoding enoyl-CoA hydratase/isomerase family protein: MSATPTSDSSPILCQRDGDIVTVVLNRPEKLNAFTIDSWRLLGDTFLELDADDSVRCVLLRGAGEKAFSPGNDISEFETARSNKRQAIEYGAVMRRTIEAIGNCRHPVVAQIHGICVGGGLEIASLADIRICGESSRFGVPIKNLGLVMSYSELAPLVRLVGPSTALQVLLEGTIFDAQEALRLGVVTRVTPDGQVASEAQATARRIADGAPLVARWHKKFIRNLVHGKPLTDADRDEAFDCFDSEDFRTGYQAFLAKAKPQFNAR, encoded by the coding sequence ATGAGCGCTACCCCCACTTCCGACTCCTCCCCCATCCTGTGCCAGCGCGACGGCGACATCGTGACCGTGGTGCTGAACCGCCCGGAAAAGCTCAACGCCTTCACCATAGACAGCTGGCGGCTGCTGGGCGACACCTTCCTGGAGCTGGACGCCGACGACAGCGTGCGCTGCGTGCTGCTGCGCGGCGCGGGCGAGAAAGCCTTCTCGCCGGGCAACGACATCAGCGAATTCGAGACCGCCCGCAGCAACAAGCGTCAGGCCATCGAATACGGCGCCGTGATGCGCCGGACCATCGAGGCCATCGGCAATTGCCGCCATCCGGTGGTGGCGCAGATACACGGCATCTGCGTGGGCGGCGGGCTGGAGATCGCCAGCCTGGCCGACATCCGCATCTGCGGCGAGAGTTCGCGCTTCGGCGTGCCCATCAAGAACCTCGGGCTGGTGATGTCGTATTCGGAACTGGCGCCGCTGGTGCGCCTGGTCGGCCCGTCCACTGCCCTGCAGGTGCTGCTGGAAGGCACCATCTTCGATGCGCAGGAAGCGCTGCGCCTGGGCGTGGTCACGCGCGTCACGCCCGACGGCCAGGTCGCCTCCGAAGCCCAGGCCACCGCCCGCCGCATCGCCGACGGCGCGCCGCTGGTGGCGCGCTGGCACAAGAAGTTCATCCGCAACCTGGTGCATGGCAAGCCCCTGACCGATGCCGACCGCGACGAAGCCTTCGACTGCTTCGACAGCGAGGATTTCCGCACGGGCTACCAGGCCTTCCTAGCCAAGGCCAAACCGCAATTCAACGCCCGCTGA
- a CDS encoding ABC transporter ATP-binding protein, which translates to MSKLLQAQGLGKRFGGLQALSDVSFDIEQGEIYGLIGPNGAGKTTLFNVLTGLYIPEEGSCTFNGQSMSGKKPHEVAYAGLARTFQNIRLFANLSAIENVMIGRHMRTKSGVFGAVLRTRGTRAEEAATEARAQELLDYVGIGHRANDVARSLPYGDQRRLEIARALATDPKLLALDEPAAGMNASETVVLRKLVEKIRADGVTVLLIEHDMKLVMGLCDRVLVLEYGKVLAMGKPAQVQRDPKVIEAYLGAGAAQDPQIHQERPA; encoded by the coding sequence ATGAGCAAACTGCTGCAAGCCCAGGGACTGGGCAAGCGCTTCGGCGGCCTGCAGGCCTTGTCGGACGTCAGCTTCGACATCGAGCAAGGCGAGATCTACGGCCTGATCGGCCCGAACGGCGCGGGCAAGACCACGCTGTTCAACGTGCTGACCGGCCTGTACATCCCGGAAGAGGGCAGCTGCACCTTCAATGGTCAGTCCATGTCCGGCAAGAAGCCGCATGAAGTTGCCTACGCGGGCCTGGCGCGCACCTTCCAGAACATCCGGCTGTTCGCCAACCTGAGCGCGATCGAGAACGTGATGATCGGCCGCCACATGCGCACCAAGTCGGGCGTGTTCGGCGCCGTGCTGCGCACGCGCGGCACGCGGGCCGAAGAGGCCGCCACCGAAGCGCGGGCGCAGGAGTTGCTGGACTACGTGGGCATCGGCCACCGCGCCAACGACGTCGCGCGTTCCTTGCCCTACGGCGACCAGCGGCGCCTGGAGATCGCGCGCGCCCTGGCCACCGATCCCAAGCTGCTGGCGCTGGACGAGCCGGCGGCTGGCATGAACGCGTCGGAAACGGTGGTGCTGCGCAAGCTGGTCGAGAAGATCCGCGCCGATGGCGTCACCGTGCTGCTGATCGAGCACGACATGAAGCTGGTCATGGGCCTGTGCGACCGCGTGCTGGTGCTTGAATACGGCAAGGTGCTGGCCATGGGCAAACCCGCCCAGGTGCAGCGCGATCCCAAGGTCATTGAAGCGTATCTGGGCGCAGGCGCCGCGCAGGATCCGCAGATTCATCAGGAGCGCCCGGCATGA
- a CDS encoding ABC transporter permease subunit: MSTTLKNSGFSTRNLIGIALIGVVLAVLPFVIGMAGQSWVRILNFALLYVMLSLGLNIVVGFAGLLDLGYIAFYAVGAYTWALLASPHFGLHLPFWAILPIALAVACLFGVLLGAPTLKLRGDYLAIVTLGFGEIIRIFLNNLNAPINITNGPQGINRIDTFKVGEFAFGRTESLLGIRVTGPEKYYYLLLAVTLIIVVVCVRLQNSRIGRAWEAIREDEIAAKAMGINTRNIKLLAFAMGASFGGVAGALFASMQGFVSPESFSLMESISILCMVVLGGMGHIPGVILGALILAALPEFLRAVVEPVQHMLFGAVVLDPEGIRMLLFGLAMVCVMLFRPAGLWPSAVRKRELATKTQGGAA, translated from the coding sequence ATGAGCACAACCCTGAAAAACAGCGGGTTTTCGACCCGCAACCTGATCGGCATTGCGCTGATCGGCGTGGTGCTGGCGGTGCTGCCCTTCGTGATCGGCATGGCCGGCCAGAGCTGGGTGCGCATCCTGAACTTCGCCTTGCTGTACGTGATGCTGTCGCTGGGCCTGAACATCGTGGTGGGCTTCGCCGGTCTGCTGGACCTGGGCTACATCGCGTTCTACGCGGTGGGCGCCTACACCTGGGCGCTGCTGGCGTCGCCGCATTTCGGCCTGCACCTGCCGTTCTGGGCGATCCTGCCGATCGCGCTGGCGGTGGCCTGCCTGTTCGGCGTGCTGCTGGGCGCGCCCACGCTCAAGCTTCGAGGCGACTATCTGGCCATCGTGACGCTGGGCTTCGGCGAGATCATCCGCATCTTCCTGAACAACCTGAACGCGCCGATCAACATCACCAACGGACCGCAGGGCATCAACCGCATCGACACCTTCAAGGTCGGCGAGTTTGCCTTCGGCCGCACGGAAAGCCTGCTGGGCATCCGCGTGACGGGGCCCGAAAAGTACTACTACCTGCTGCTGGCGGTGACGCTGATCATCGTGGTGGTCTGCGTGCGCCTGCAGAATTCGCGCATCGGTCGGGCCTGGGAAGCGATCCGCGAAGACGAGATCGCCGCCAAGGCCATGGGCATCAACACCCGCAACATCAAGCTGCTGGCGTTCGCGATGGGCGCGTCCTTCGGCGGCGTGGCGGGCGCCTTGTTCGCCTCGATGCAGGGCTTCGTCAGCCCCGAGAGCTTTTCGCTGATGGAATCCATCTCCATCCTGTGCATGGTGGTGCTGGGCGGCATGGGCCACATCCCGGGCGTGATCCTGGGCGCATTGATCCTGGCCGCGCTGCCCGAGTTCCTGCGCGCGGTGGTGGAACCCGTGCAGCACATGCTGTTCGGCGCCGTGGTGCTTGATCCTGAAGGCATACGCATGTTGCTGTTCGGCCTGGCCATGGTCTGCGTGATGCTGTTCCGTCCGGCCGGCCTGTGGCCGTCGGCGGTGCGCAAGCGCGAACTGGCGACCAAGACCCAGGGAGGCGCGGCATGA
- the putA gene encoding trifunctional transcriptional regulator/proline dehydrogenase/L-glutamate gamma-semialdehyde dehydrogenase, with the protein MASTTLGVKVDDALRDRLKAAAQKLNCTPHWLHKQAILSYLDKIERGHLPAEMSHLGMDASGEDEAGEGHSAPTPPFYEFGQDVQPQSVLRAAITAAYRRPEPECVPLLLGQARMPNLEKIHAMAADLVRKLRGKRSGGGVEGLIQEFSLSSQEGVALMCLAEALLRIPDRATRDALIRDKVARGDWKSHMGGSQSLFVNAATWGLMITGKLVAVSSEQSLSKALTRLIGKGGEPLVRKGVNMAMRMMGEQFVSGQTISEALANNRKMEARGFRYSYDMLGEAATTAEDADRYYASYEQAIHAIGKAAAGRGIYEGPGISIKLSALHPRYSRGQRERVMAELLPRVKALTVLARSYDIGLNIDAEEADRLEISLDLLEALCFEPELDGWNGIGFVIQAYQKRAPFVIDYVIDLARRSRHRVMVRLVKGAYWDSEIKRAQVDGLEGYPVYTRKVYTDVAYLACARKLLGAPEAVFPQFATHNAYTVSAIYQLAGQNYYPGQYEFQCLHGMGEPLYDEVVGALSQGKLNRPCRIYAPVGTHETLLAYLVRRLLENGANTSFVNLIGDETIPVEQLVADPVEAAARIVPLGAPHEKIPLPRELYGDPQEGARANSAGLDLSNEHRLGSLSAALLASAGMPWRAGPMLGEGIEGWDAARAMEVRNPANLRDVVGHVVEAQTDEVEAALRAAANAAPIWQSTPVAERAQCLRRAAQLLEEQMQTLLGLIVREAGKSLPNAIAEVREAVDFLRYYADQAETEFSNDTHRPLGTVLCISPWNFPLAIFTGQVAAALAAGNTVVAKPAEQTPLIAAQAVAILRAAGVPAGAVQLLPGRGETVGAQLVASPSVRGVMFTGSTDVARIIARTLADRLDDAGHTIPLIAETGGQNAMVVDSSALSEQVVFDVLTSAFDSAGQRCSALRVLCVQEDNADHVLTMLRGAMRELSVGNPDRLAVDVGPVIDTEARNGIQRHIETMRTAGHRVDQVELNGECRHGTFVPPTIIEIDSVNELTREVFGPVLHVVRYKRDELDALLDAINGTGYGLTFGVHTRIDETIAHVTGQVHAGNVYVNRNIVGAVVGVQPFGGEGLSGTGPKAGGPLYMYRLLGTRPAGLPPALDAAAALPQRIALPGPTGETNTYVVEPRGAVYCVAATEAGARAQWSVARLTGNHAWFADTPAAQALLASLDAGQQEQAGILADDEVDQADYQAVLFEGDGDALQALNQRIAQRPGAILSVHGLTPDAIAAGAGYVPERLLAERSVSVNTAAAGGNASLMTIG; encoded by the coding sequence ATGGCCAGCACGACCCTAGGCGTTAAAGTCGACGACGCGCTCCGCGACCGGCTGAAGGCCGCCGCGCAAAAGCTCAACTGCACGCCGCACTGGCTGCACAAGCAGGCGATCCTTTCCTACCTGGACAAGATCGAGCGCGGCCACCTGCCCGCCGAGATGTCCCACCTGGGCATGGATGCGAGCGGCGAGGACGAGGCGGGCGAGGGCCATTCGGCGCCCACGCCGCCGTTCTACGAGTTCGGCCAGGACGTGCAGCCGCAGTCGGTGCTGCGCGCGGCCATCACCGCCGCCTACCGCCGTCCCGAGCCCGAGTGCGTGCCGCTGCTGCTGGGCCAGGCCCGCATGCCCAATCTGGAAAAGATCCACGCCATGGCCGCCGACCTGGTCAGGAAGCTGCGCGGCAAGCGCAGCGGCGGCGGGGTCGAAGGGCTGATCCAGGAGTTTTCGCTGTCCAGCCAGGAAGGCGTGGCGCTGATGTGCCTGGCCGAAGCGCTGCTGCGTATCCCCGACCGCGCCACGCGCGACGCGCTGATCCGCGACAAGGTCGCCCGCGGCGACTGGAAGTCGCACATGGGCGGCTCGCAGTCCCTGTTCGTCAACGCCGCCACCTGGGGGCTGATGATCACGGGCAAGCTGGTGGCCGTGAGCAGCGAGCAGTCGCTGTCCAAGGCGCTGACCCGCCTGATCGGCAAGGGTGGCGAACCGCTGGTGCGCAAGGGCGTGAACATGGCCATGCGCATGATGGGCGAACAGTTCGTGTCGGGCCAGACCATTTCCGAAGCCCTGGCCAACAACCGCAAGATGGAAGCCCGGGGCTTTCGCTACTCGTACGACATGTTGGGCGAGGCCGCGACCACGGCCGAGGACGCCGACCGTTATTACGCCTCGTACGAGCAGGCCATCCACGCCATCGGCAAGGCCGCGGCCGGCCGCGGCATCTACGAAGGTCCGGGCATCTCGATCAAGCTGTCGGCGTTGCATCCGCGTTATTCGCGCGGCCAGCGCGAACGCGTCATGGCCGAACTGCTGCCGCGCGTGAAGGCACTGACGGTGCTGGCGCGCAGCTACGACATTGGCCTGAACATCGACGCCGAGGAAGCCGACCGCCTGGAAATCTCGCTGGACCTGCTGGAGGCGCTCTGTTTCGAGCCCGAGCTGGACGGCTGGAACGGCATCGGTTTCGTCATCCAGGCCTACCAGAAGCGGGCTCCCTTCGTGATCGATTACGTGATCGACCTGGCCCGCCGCAGCCGGCATCGCGTGATGGTGCGCCTGGTCAAGGGCGCGTACTGGGACAGTGAGATCAAGCGCGCCCAGGTCGACGGCCTGGAAGGCTATCCAGTCTATACCCGCAAGGTCTACACGGACGTGGCCTACCTGGCCTGCGCCCGCAAGCTGCTGGGCGCGCCGGAAGCGGTGTTCCCGCAGTTCGCCACGCACAATGCCTACACCGTGTCCGCGATCTACCAGTTGGCGGGCCAGAACTATTACCCGGGCCAGTACGAATTCCAGTGCCTGCACGGCATGGGCGAACCGTTGTACGACGAGGTCGTGGGCGCGTTGTCCCAGGGCAAGCTCAACCGTCCGTGCCGCATCTACGCGCCGGTCGGCACGCATGAAACGCTGCTGGCCTACCTGGTGCGCCGCTTGTTGGAAAACGGCGCCAATACCTCGTTCGTGAACCTGATCGGCGATGAGACCATTCCCGTCGAACAGCTGGTGGCTGACCCTGTCGAAGCCGCCGCTCGCATCGTCCCGCTGGGCGCGCCGCACGAGAAGATCCCGCTGCCGCGCGAACTCTATGGCGATCCGCAGGAGGGCGCCCGCGCCAACTCGGCCGGCCTGGACCTGAGCAACGAGCATCGCCTGGGTTCGCTGTCCGCGGCCCTGCTGGCCAGCGCCGGCATGCCGTGGCGCGCCGGGCCCATGTTGGGCGAAGGCATCGAAGGCTGGGATGCCGCCCGGGCCATGGAAGTCCGTAATCCGGCCAACCTGCGCGATGTGGTGGGTCACGTCGTCGAGGCGCAGACGGACGAGGTCGAGGCCGCGCTGCGCGCCGCCGCCAATGCCGCTCCGATCTGGCAATCCACGCCGGTGGCGGAGCGCGCCCAGTGCTTGCGCCGCGCCGCGCAGTTGCTGGAAGAGCAGATGCAGACCTTGCTGGGCCTGATCGTGCGCGAAGCCGGCAAATCGCTGCCCAACGCCATCGCCGAGGTGCGCGAGGCCGTGGACTTCCTGCGTTACTACGCGGACCAGGCCGAAACCGAATTCAGCAACGACACGCACCGCCCGCTGGGCACCGTGCTGTGCATCAGCCCTTGGAACTTTCCGCTGGCCATCTTCACCGGCCAGGTCGCGGCCGCACTGGCCGCCGGCAACACGGTGGTGGCCAAGCCCGCCGAACAGACCCCGCTGATCGCCGCGCAAGCCGTGGCCATCCTGCGTGCCGCGGGCGTGCCCGCCGGTGCCGTGCAACTGCTGCCGGGCCGCGGTGAAACCGTGGGCGCGCAGCTGGTCGCAAGCCCCAGCGTGCGCGGCGTGATGTTCACCGGCTCCACCGACGTGGCGCGCATCATCGCGCGCACCCTGGCGGACCGCCTGGACGACGCCGGCCACACCATTCCGCTGATCGCCGAGACGGGCGGCCAGAACGCCATGGTGGTGGATTCCTCGGCCCTGTCCGAGCAGGTCGTGTTCGACGTGCTGACCTCCGCCTTCGACTCGGCGGGCCAGCGTTGTTCGGCGCTGCGCGTGCTGTGCGTGCAGGAAGACAATGCCGACCACGTGCTGACGATGCTGCGCGGCGCCATGCGCGAACTGAGCGTGGGCAACCCCGACCGCCTGGCGGTGGACGTGGGTCCCGTGATCGACACGGAAGCGCGCAATGGCATCCAGCGGCACATTGAAACGATGCGCACCGCGGGCCATCGCGTGGACCAGGTCGAACTCAATGGCGAATGCCGCCATGGCACCTTCGTGCCGCCGACCATCATCGAGATCGACAGCGTCAACGAATTGACGCGCGAAGTGTTCGGGCCCGTGCTGCACGTGGTGCGCTACAAGCGCGACGAGCTCGACGCCTTGCTGGACGCCATCAACGGCACCGGCTACGGCCTGACCTTCGGCGTGCACACCCGCATCGACGAAACCATCGCGCACGTGACCGGCCAGGTCCATGCGGGCAACGTCTACGTCAACCGCAACATCGTGGGCGCGGTGGTGGGCGTGCAGCCCTTCGGCGGCGAAGGCTTGTCCGGCACCGGTCCCAAGGCCGGCGGTCCGCTCTATATGTACCGCCTGCTGGGCACGCGTCCGGCGGGCCTGCCGCCGGCGCTGGACGCCGCGGCGGCGCTGCCGCAGCGCATTGCGCTGCCAGGGCCGACCGGCGAGACCAACACCTATGTGGTCGAGCCGCGCGGCGCGGTGTATTGCGTGGCCGCCACCGAGGCCGGCGCGCGGGCGCAGTGGTCGGTCGCCAGGCTGACGGGCAACCATGCCTGGTTCGCGGACACGCCGGCGGCGCAGGCGCTGCTGGCCTCGCTGGACGCCGGCCAGCAGGAGCAGGCGGGCATCCTGGCCGACGACGAGGTCGACCAGGCGGATTACCAGGCCGTGCTGTTCGAGGGCGATGGCGACGCGCTGCAGGCGCTGAACCAGCGCATCGCGCAGCGTCCGGGCGCCATCCTGTCGGTCCATGGCCTGACGCCCGACGCGATTGCGGCGGGCGCCGGCTACGTGCCGGAGCGCCTGCTGGCGGAGCGTTCCGTCAGCGTCAATACAGCGGCGGCGGGCGGCAACGCCAGCCTCATGACCATAGGTTGA